Proteins encoded by one window of Lathyrus oleraceus cultivar Zhongwan6 chromosome 1, CAAS_Psat_ZW6_1.0, whole genome shotgun sequence:
- the LOC127079238 gene encoding E3 ubiquitin-protein ligase MIEL1 — protein MEGSVVERLDFGKMGYGCKHYRRRCRIRAPCCNEVYSCRHCHNEATSTLKNPIDRHELVRQDVEQVVCTVCDTEQPVAQDCTNCGIRMGEYFCNICRFFDDDTGKQQFHCDDCGICRVGGSENYFHCQKCGSCYSIALRDNHLCVENSMRHHCPICYEYLFDSLKDTTVMKCGHTMHCECYHEMITRDKYCCPICSKSVIDMSTVWKRFDEEIEATTMPEDYRNRKVWILCNDCNDTTEVFFHIIGHKCGHCSSYNTRNIAPPVLPQ, from the exons ATGGAAGGCTCTGTTGTTGAACGTCTCGATTTCGGGAAGATGGGATATGG GTGCAAGCATTACAGGAGAAGATGCAGGATTCGTGCTCCTTGTTGCAATGAAGTTTACTCATGCCGTCATTGTCATAACGAAGCAACG AGCACGTTGAAAAACCCTATTGATCGCCACGAACTCGTTCGTCAGGATGTTGAACAA GTTGTTTGTACGGTTTGTGACACAGAACAACCA GTTGCTCAAGATTGCACTAACTGTGGTATTAGAATGGGGGAATATTTCTGCAATATCTGCAGATTCTTTGATGATGAT ACGGGGAAACAACAGTTTCATTGTGATGATTGTGGCATCTGCAG AGTTGGCGGGAGTGAGAATTATTTCCATTGCCAGAAGTGCG GGTCTTGCTATTCAATTGCTCTGCGTGATAATCATTTATGCGTGGAGAACTCCATGAGGCATCATTGTCCAATTTGTTACGAG TACCTTTTTGACTCGTTGAAAGACACTACTGTTATGAAATGTGGTCACACAATGCATTGTGAATGTTATCATGAGATGATAACGCGCGACAA GTACTGTTGTCCTATATGTTCCAAGTCGGTGATTGATATGTCTACAGTATGGAAGAGATTCGACGAAGAG ATCGAAGCAACCACCATGCCTGAAGATTATCGGAATCGAAAG GTTTGGATACTTTGTAATGACTGCAACGATACAACTGAAGTTTTCTTCCACATTATTGGGCATAAATGCGGTCACTGCAGTTCATATAATACTCGCAATATTGCTCCTCCTGTTCTTCCGCAATAG